The Macadamia integrifolia cultivar HAES 741 chromosome 3, SCU_Mint_v3, whole genome shotgun sequence genome segment acgattACGATTTTacagtttttaaacggttttgatcgcATTTTAATTCATACTGTTTCTAAATGATTAACAACtgatttgctagtttatttgtATGTTTAcgaaaatttgcttttgttgataaacgtttcaatcttgtatcaaattaaatgtgAGGTATCGAACAAGCAAgaatttaactacataactacatcataggaataaattattgaataaacTGTTAGACAACCTCTATGATCCTTAATTCTTTCCTAAATTAAACCCATcctgttttgttaaaacaaccaaacattaagcaaaagaaaatattacatgaagaaagtaaaatacaaacaaagctGCCAATGAACACAACTTATCGTTAGTGTCCTAAAGTTAAAGAGCATAAGACACTGAAAACACATCCGTTAACCCCTTATTCTATTAAATTGCTATACGGGTTAAATTGATCAATTTCGACGATATAAACTATTTGATTTTCATGGTATCAATTCAGTTTAAAACTGACGAGTTAAACGATTAAAACCAAACTGACCCATTTAGCTAACCGATCttcaatttgaaaccaaaatcgaatcatttactaaacgattttgcAATTTCTACGTAACCAGCTCAGTTTGTTTTTGATAAACAGTTTCactttcaaattcacatccttactagTTAAGAATTCCAATAGAAAATCCATCTGTATACAGGAAGCCCATGCCATTGAACAAGAGAGAACCTTTGAAGGGATGTTTATACCACATTAGCGACGTGGCTGCCTTTTCACTTATTTCTatgtctattttatttttatttctcatttaCAATAAGATGGAAGTTCACAAGACAGCCCTCTTTGATATTTCTTTCTGCAACTGTTTATATAATCAACGATTCAATAGATAATATAATTGATATGTTCACACTTAGGCCATCTTGAAAACACTGCAAGTCATACCGAGACTTGAAGATTTGGAATACAATCACGCAAGGTGTGAGGATGGTAGTTGATTGTTGGGGTTTACTTGCATCTCTGCATGAAACAGAAGCTCCCAAGTGTTCCCCCCAGGAAATGAAATTACATTTAAGCAATGAAGAACACTATTTATTAGGAGCATTGGGAAGGAAATGGTGATTCCAGTAATCCCCATTTGGAATGACAAAAGGAACAAAACATTTAAGAGATGGAGCTGCAGCGCTGCACTCACTCCTCTTACCAGCTGGGGCGCTTACTCCTTTCGGTATCTTGCCCAGAACCCCTTCCTTCTAGGAGAATCATTTTCCAACAGGGATGATCTACTCCTGTTTGAACCAAGTGAGAAGTGACGCCTCAAGAAAGGCTTCCCGAAGGAACTCCTAATGCTGGAGCTAGAACCCAACTTTAGAAGTTTTCCCTGCCGTCCACTACCTTTCTGGTTGTCAGGTACGATAGAGTCATCTTCCAAATCACTATCCACGACCTGGTTTCTGGATATCCTATTGTTCTTTGCCCTCAAATCTGCTTCCATTCTCGATGCTTTCCGGAACATCTTATAAACCTGCTTCTCTCCAGCAATACACAACGGGCATGCAGGGTCATATCTATCCTTCTCATGTGTCATATGCTCCAAACACTCCGCATGGAACACATGCCCACACACAAGAACAGCAACCACAGCGAGCTCACTAGTGGCAATTATTTTCTGGTTGCTCCATATAGATCTCTCTGTCACAAGCTTTGAGCATACTCCACATGCTTGCATATCAACAGATGGAGACATTGACAGCCGACTATTGGATCTGGTTAACTTGCCACGGCTAGAGCACATGCTATCACAGTCAAACGACCACCTTTCTCTTTGAGAAGAAGCCACGAGCTCAGAGAAGGCTTGCATGGACCAACCATCTGAAGAGCCTCCTTGGGAGCCCAATGTAGGGTCATTGCTGCACATAGAAAACACAAATGATTGTCTTCCTTCAGACACTGAGTTGTTTGGTGACTTCAATCCAGGTATTTGGTTTTGGGAGACCTGCCTCACAAGATGGTGTCCAGGTGAACTGTTGGCTTGCATTGACGGAGCTGAGTCGGTAGGAAGA includes the following:
- the LOC122073872 gene encoding uncharacterized protein LOC122073872 isoform X2, which codes for MGSACCVAAKDCTIPNRTSPEILHRNARYSPSWSFRWENRGRVAGEVENHIDQFSRGSSGNFCLEIKEHRDVEMGDVSDGGSPLENFRTPTRQKFPVHEGTAVNLRTPAPDPSLGNDLSTVVKDLRESSAVADPPVSMVSFSVASTSCSSTSKPDPLSSQSHTLPTDSAPSMQANSSPGHHLVSNDPTLGSQGGSSDGWSMQAFSELVASSQRERWSFDCDSMCSSRGKLTRSNSRLSMSPSVDMQACGVCSKLVTERSIWSNQKIIATSELAVVAVLVCGHVFHAECLEHMTHEKDRYDPACPLCIAGEKQVYKMFRKASRMEADLRAKNNRISRNQVVDSDLEDDSIVPDNQKGSGRQGKLLKLGSSSSIRSSFGKPFLRRHFSLGSNRSRSSLLENDSPRRKGFWARYRKE
- the LOC122073872 gene encoding uncharacterized protein LOC122073872 isoform X1; translation: MGSACCVAAKDCTIPNRTSPEILHRNARYSPSWSFRWENRGRVAGEVENHIDQFSRGSSGNFCLEIKEHRDVEMGDVSDGGSPLENFRTPTRQKFPVHEGTAVNLRTPAPDPSLGNDLSTVVKDLRESSAVADPPVSMVSFSVASTSCSSTSKPDPLSSQSHTLPTDSAPSMQANSSPGHHLVRQVSQNQIPGLKSPNNSVSEGRQSFVFSMCSNDPTLGSQGGSSDGWSMQAFSELVASSQRERWSFDCDSMCSSRGKLTRSNSRLSMSPSVDMQACGVCSKLVTERSIWSNQKIIATSELAVVAVLVCGHVFHAECLEHMTHEKDRYDPACPLCIAGEKQVYKMFRKASRMEADLRAKNNRISRNQVVDSDLEDDSIVPDNQKGSGRQGKLLKLGSSSSIRSSFGKPFLRRHFSLGSNRSRSSLLENDSPRRKGFWARYRKE